The Actinomycetes bacterium DNA window CGCCCGGGTCCCAGCTCTTCGTGAGGCCAGGGTTGGTGTTCGCCTGCGAGACCATGAGCATCGGACCCGAGGGGTCCTGGTTGAGCACCGGCACCTCGATCTTGGCGCAACCGGAGTTGTACGTTCCCATGACGGCGACCTCGTCGGTGTTGGCGACGTGGTCCTGCGCGTTCTTCGTGCACTGCGCCTGGTCCCACTGCCCGGCAGCGGCCGTGGAGTCGTCGTACTTCTTGAACTGGATGGTGTAGTCGCCGACCTTGTTCCCGATCTGCTTGAGGTACAGCTCGATCGCATTGTTGGTGGAGTCGGAGGCGTCCTTCGACGACCCCTGCAGCGGCAGGTCGGTCGAGATGACGACCGTCTTGCCGCCGGCGGCAGCGCTGGAGCTGCCGCTGCCCGACGACGAGCCGCAGGCGGCCAGTGCCAGGCTGCCCGCGATCGCGAGGGCACCGATCTTGTAAGCGTTACGCATATCCCGTCCTACCGTGAGAAACGCCCGATTTTTCCGGGTCTGGATGGCCCCGAAACCTAGCAGCGATCTCGACCGGCGGGGTCTCGGGAGACCCAAGAATGCGTCACTGTCGGATCACGCTTTGGTGACGACCGGCGAGGTCCGCGCTCACGACTCGCGACCGTCACGGTCCCGTTACTCGGTGGTGACCTCGCGGATCACGACATCGGCCACCTCGCGCATGGACAAGCGCCGGTCCATGGCCGACTTCTGCAGCCACCGGAAGGCGTCCGCCTCGGTCAACGCGTACTTCTGTTGCAGCAACGACTTGGCCCGTTCCACCCGTTTGCGCGTCTCGAACCGCTCCTCGAGATCGGCCACCTCGGACTCGAGCGTGGTGATCTCCGCGTATCGGGAGACCGCGAGCTCGATCGCGGGGACGAGGTCGCCCTTCGTGAACGGCTTCACGAGGTAGGCCATCGCACCGGCGTCACGAGCGCGCTCGACGAGCTCGCGCTGGCTGAAGGCCGTGAGCATGACGACGGGCGCGATGCGCGCCGATGCGATGCGCTCGGCGGCGCTGATGCCGTCGAGCACCGGCATCTTCACGTCGAGCATGACGACGTCGGGCCGAAGCTCCTCGGCCAGTCGAACCGCCTGCTCGCCGTCCCCGGCCTCACCGACGACGACGTAGCCCTCCTCGCGGAGCATCTCCACCAGGTCGAGGCGGATGAGCGCCTCGTCCTCGGCGACGACGACGCGCAGGGCAGCTGGCTCGCTGGGGGTCTCGGTCACGCCCGAAGCCTAGGAGGGGGCCGAGACATCCGCGGCCGGTAGTCTTCCTCCGCCGCCCCGATAGCCCAACCGGCAGAGGCAGTGGTCTCAAACACCATCCAGTGTGGGTTCGAATCCCACTCGGGGCACCCCGCTCCTCGGTCCGGCTCACCCGGTCGAGGCGGACGACGCGGCGCCTTCTGCCGCCAGACGACGCAGCTCGGCCTCGGTCAGCCGGTAACGGCGCAGCACCGGCAGGCTCACGAGCATGAGCACCGCCGGCAAGACTCCGAACCCGACGGCGATGGCGGTGAGGGCGGACGCTGGCTGCTCCACGGTCTGTCCGGACGTCGTCGAGACGAAGCCGCCGAGCGCCAGGACCAGCCCGAAGGCGGCAGGGCCCAGCGCGAAGCCCAGGGTCTCCCCCGCGGTCCAGACGCCGGTGAACGCCCCGGACCGGCGGCGCCCGGTGCGCAGCGAGTCGGCCTGGATCGTGTCCGGCAGCATCGCGAGCGGGAACAACTGCTGACCGGCGTACCCGATACCTGCCACTCCGACGCCGACGAGCAACACCCATGTGGGCGAGTGCCCCGCGGTCGCCATCACGACCGCACCCGCGAGGAAGCACAGGGTGGCCCACCGGAACCCGGTCTCCTTGCCGCGCCGCTCCGCGACGAGGCGCCACACCGGGACCAGCAGGATCGCCG harbors:
- a CDS encoding response regulator yields the protein MTETPSEPAALRVVVAEDEALIRLDLVEMLREEGYVVVGEAGDGEQAVRLAEELRPDVVMLDVKMPVLDGISAAERIASARIAPVVMLTAFSQRELVERARDAGAMAYLVKPFTKGDLVPAIELAVSRYAEITTLESEVADLEERFETRKRVERAKSLLQQKYALTEADAFRWLQKSAMDRRLSMREVADVVIREVTTE